DNA from Streptomyces sp. NBC_01260:
CGCGGCCTCCTCGGCGGCCTGGGCCTCGGAGGCGGGGGCGTCGCCGGTACGGGTCAGCTCCTCGGCGAACGCCCCGTCCACCAGGACGGCGTCCTTCGGCGCTATCGAGGTGAGCCGGCTGGCGAGGTTCACCGTGGTACCGAACACATCGCCCATCCGGGTGGTGACCGTGCCGAACGCGATGCCGACGCGCAGCGCCGGCATCGACTCGTCCAGGGCCATCGCCTCGATGAGGCGCAGCGCGATCTCGGCCGCGGTGCCGGCGTCGTCGGCGGCGTAGAGGACCTCGTCACCGAGGGTCTTGATGAGCCGGCCGCCGTGTGCGGCGACCAGGTCGGCGCAGGTGGTCTCGAAGGACTCGACGAGTTCGCCGAGCTCCTCCTCCTCCAGGCGGCGGGTGAGCCGGGTGAACCCGACGAGGTCGGCGAAGCCGACGGCTAGGCGCCGGTCGACCATCTCGTCGTCGTCCGCGGCCTGCACGACCCGGCCGGTGGCGGCGGCGAGCTGGCGCCGCCACACGTAGACCAGGAACTCCTCCAGCTCCGGCAGGAGCAGTTCGACCAGCGGGTACGTGACCTCGGTACGGGTCATTCCGGGCTCGGGCGGCTCGGTCAGGCCCTCCAGGAACGAATCGATCTGCCACTCCGCCAGCCGGGCGGTGGTCTGCCCGGTCGACCGGGCGACCTGGATCGCCATCGGCTCGCTGAGCAGCCCGGCCTCGACCAGACCGGACAGCCGGCGCAGCGCCAGCACGTCCGCCTCGGTCAGCGCCTTGGCCTGGCCGATGTCGGCGAAGCCCATGGCCCGCCAGAACCGGGACGCCAGGTCCATGGAGACGCCCGCGGTCCGGGCGGCC
Protein-coding regions in this window:
- a CDS encoding adenylate/guanylate cyclase domain-containing protein; this translates as MTVDDTTSGDGVEPPSDPSVHATPHHEVDHTAEPTDDPLAIRLEALILGADRRYTPFQAARTAGVSMDLASRFWRAMGFADIGQAKALTEADVLALRRLSGLVEAGLLSEPMAIQVARSTGQTTARLAEWQIDSFLEGLTEPPEPGMTRTEVTYPLVELLLPELEEFLVYVWRRQLAAATGRVVQAADDDEMVDRRLAVGFADLVGFTRLTRRLEEEELGELVESFETTCADLVAAHGGRLIKTLGDEVLYAADDAGTAAEIALRLIEAMALDESMPALRVGIAFGTVTTRMGDVFGTTVNLASRLTSIAPKDAVLVDGAFAEELTRTGDAPASEAQAAEEAAAAAERAEKEGADGEEPRSVPRYRYGLQPMWQRPVRGLGVVEPWLLARRGQS